A DNA window from Setaria viridis chromosome 2, Setaria_viridis_v4.0, whole genome shotgun sequence contains the following coding sequences:
- the LOC117842157 gene encoding uncharacterized protein, whose translation MGGDKESAKLKEEKKSKDEIHLKIKSKDKSSGDEDEKKEVEIEIEAKFVEKEEVEVKDSGDSAGSAGKGKEAKKDKEKEKSEKHEDEHKGEEDGEKVLKKKDKEKDKKKKEDNEDSGKVDKDKKSESKEKDKKDKKAKDKEKDGSESKGSNDEKQEKIKDKKKKKDDEDAGKEEKHKKSESKDKDKKAKDKDESESKHKEGQLENKNGEGAQKDVHGNKELAGASDLATREIKLTNDEPQKEDIDNEDAEVKKKNKEKKDKTDKKEDGKKKEKDGGGDDDEGEKKDKEKKEKKDKGDKKEDGKKNGKDGGEDEEGKKKDKEKKDKKKDKGTKEKINDPVKLKAKLEKVDAKLQDLQAKREDIMRQLKELEEGGKGKTNEEKPAQVQEDKGKNTEEGSAQVLEQGGESKVKEENPVASA comes from the coding sequence ATGGGAGGAGATAAAGAATCCGCCAAGctgaaggaggagaagaagtcCAAAGATGAGATCCATCTCAAGATCAAGAGCAAGGACAAGTCATCGGGTGATGAGGACGAGAAGAAAGAGGTTGAGATCGAGATCGAAGCCAAGTTTGTGGAGAAGGAAGAGGTAGAGGTCAAAGACTCGGGTGACAGTGCAGGGTCCGCGGGCAAGGGTAAAGAGGCGAAGAAAGACAAAGAGAAGGAGAAGTCAGAGAAGCATGAAGATGAGCACAAAGGTGAGGAAGATGGTGAGAAGGTGTTAAAGAAGAAGGATAAGGAGAAAgataagaaaaagaaggaagacAATGAAGATTCAGGAAAGGTGGATAAAGATAAGAAGAGTGAGAGCAAGGAGAAAGACAAGAAGGATAAAAAGGCTAAAGATAAGGAAAAGGATGGATCGGAGTCGAAGGGTTCAAATGATGAAAAACAAGAGAAAATCAAAgataagaaaaagaagaaagatgatGAAGACGCTGGCAAGGAAGAGAAACATAAGAAGAGTGAAAGCAAAGATAAGGATAAGAAGGCCAAAGACAAAGATGAATCAGAGTCGAAACATAAAGAGGGTCAGCTAGAGAATAAGAATGGTGAAGGCGCGCAGAAGGATGTTCATGGGAATAAAGAGCTCGCAGGAGCTTCAGACCTGGCCACCCGAGAAATCAAGCTAACAAATGATGAACCACAGAAGGAAGACATTGACAATGAAGATGCTGAagtcaagaagaaaaacaaagagaAGAAGGATAAGACTGACAAGAAGGAAGATGgtaagaagaaagagaaggatggTGGAGGTGATGACGACGAGGGTGAGAAgaaagacaaagaaaagaaagagaagaaggacaAGGGTGACAAGAAGGAAGATGGCAAGAAGAACGGTAAGGATGGtggtgaagatgaagaaggcaagAAGAAagacaaggagaagaaagatAAGAAGAAAGACAAGGGCACAAAGGAGAAGATTAACGATCCGGTGAAGCTGAAGGCGAAACTGGAGAAGGTCGACGCCAAGCTGCAAGACCTACAGGCTAAGAGAGAGGACATCATGAGGCAGCTGAAAGAGCTGGAAGAGGGTGGCAAGGGAAAGACTAATGAAGAGAAGCCTGCACAGGTGCAGGAAGACAAGGGAAAGAACACTGAAGAGGGGTCTGCACAGGTCCTGGAACAAGGTGGAGAGAGCAAGGTCAAGGAGGAAAATCCTGTTGCTTCTGCCTGA
- the LOC117846409 gene encoding syntaxin-132, translating to MNNLLSDSFELPRRDSSRDADIEMGMHQADASDNLKDFLKKVDAIESLIAKLTNLLTKLQTANEESKAVTKASAMKAIKQRMEKDIDEVGKIARQAKTKVDELEKDNLSNRQKPGCGKGSAVDRSREQTTGAVKKKLKERMDDFQALREAIRQEYREVVERRVFTVTGNRPDEETIDDMIETGKSEQIFKDAIQQGRGQILDTVAEIQERHDAVRDLERKLLELQQIFMDMAVLVEAQGDMINNIETHVSNATNHIQQGVSALQNAKKLQKNSRKWMCYAIIILLVIVVIIVVAVIQPWKKGA from the exons atgAACAACCTCCTCTCG GATTCCTTTGAGCTCCCTCGGCGGGACTCTTCAAGAGATGCGGACATTGAAATGGGGATGCATCAGGCTGATGCTTCAGACAACTTAAAGGATTTCTTGAAAAAG GTTGATGCAATTGAGAGTCTAATTGCAAAGCTGACAAATCTATTGACTAAGCTCCAG ACTGCAAATGAGGAATCAAAAGCTGTTACAAAAGCAAGTGCCATGAAAG CAATTAAGCAGCGGATGGAGAAAGATATTGATGAAGTGGGGAAAATTGCTCGTCAGGCGAAGACAAAAGTTGATGAACTGGAAAAAGAT AACTTATCAAATAGGCAAAAACCTGGATGCGGAAAGGGGTCTGCTGTGGACCGATCAAGAGAGCAGACTACTGG AGCAGTGAAAAAGAAATTGAAGGAGCGGATGGATGATTTTCAG GCTTTAAGAGAAGCAATTAGGCAAGAGTACCGTGAGGTTGTTGAAAGAAGGGTTTTTACTGTAACTGGTAATCGTCCCGATGAAGAG ACAATTGATGATATGATAGAGACTGGAAAAAGTGAGCAAATCTTCAAAGATGCGATCCAACAAGGAAGAGGCCAG ATACTCGACACCGTTGCTGAAATACAGGAGCGACATGATGCTGTAAGGGATCTAGAGAGGAAGCTTcttgagttgcaacag ATATTCATGGATATGGCAGTTCTTGTTGAGGCCCAAGGAGACATGATCAACAACATTGAGACACAT GTTTCGAATGCTACCAATCACATACAACAAGGCGTGAGCGCCCTCCAAAATGCGAAGAAACTGCAGAAGAATTCGAGGAAGTGGATGTGCTATGCCATCATCATACTGCTGGTGATAGTGGTGATCATTGTGGTGGCCGTCATCCAGCCATGGAAGAAGGGTGCTTAG
- the LOC117842156 gene encoding probable aldehyde oxidase 3 produces MAAAAAAAASPSAAPPSAAAVVIAVNGERVELRGGEVDPGATLLEFLRTRTRFTGPKIGCGEGGCGACVVLLSTYDAASGAVSHAAASSCLTLVHGLHHRAVTTTEGLGGRGRGLHAVHERLAGFHASQCGFCTPGVCMSLAAALAAADAKKGDGRPAPPEGSARLTAAEAERAVAGNLCRCTGYRPIADACKSFAADVDLEDLGLNSFWRKGGAHASKLPRYEEGSIGVFPEFLKAEIRASAGIEGCTPPALLGSGSTWHWPRSVEEYYKLVGSELFGKSGTKVVVGNTAAGVYREAEVYDRYIDLRCIPELNSVSKEANGVEIGAAVSISKAIEALREDGGCNDVIFCKIADHMEKVASPFVRNTASLGGNLIMAQRDQFASDIATILLAAGSSLCIQVSSERLTITLEEFLQMPPCDYKTLLLSIYIPRWTPIGDLSGDGTMDRTVSTRGNSVLFETYRAAPRPLGNAVAYLNAAFLAHVASDGTSGSIILRELCLAFGAYGTQHVIRASNVEKLLVGKPITASVLLEACTLLKKTIVPKEGTRHAAYRSSLAVAFLFSFLCPVTKETLKPVKAVHLNGSVPSGTNGNPNCGPDARVDASLKKINNVKPGSYGNDCILEYSKQKIEINKDYLPVGIPAKKVGAALQASGEAVFVDDIPSPKDCLYGAFIYSTKPLAHVRSIELNPSLKKLNTLGIVTVKDIPEGGSNVGANTIFGPEPLFGDPVTQCAGEPLGIVIAETQRFANIAAKQAVIDYNTENLGAPILSIEDAVRRCSYFETPPFLLPQKIGDFSQGMAEADQKIYSAEVKLNSQYYFYMETQTALAVPDEDDCMVVYSSSQCPETTQNVIAKCLGLPCHNVRIITRRVGGGFGGKAVRSLPVATACALAAFKLHRPVRMYLDRKTDMIVSGGRHPMKICYSVGFKSDGKITALHLDLFINAGMTTDVSLIIPHNFIEALKKYNWGAFSYEAKVCKTNTATKSAMRGPGEVQGSYVAEAIVEHVASALSTDANLVRQRNLHTIESLALFHSECTEDDMGYTLPSICGQLTASENFQHRLEVVKSFNKNNRWKKRGLSFVPIVHKVLSRPTPGKVSILNDGSIAVEVGGIELGQGLWTKVKQMAAFGLGQLWADRSQELLERIRVIQADTLSNVQGGWTTGSTTSESSCEAVRLACNILVDRLKLVKEQFQEKQSNLSWDELISKAKMAGVDLSAREYYIPGPSGSYLNYGAAASEVEIDLLTGATMIVRSDLIYDCGQSLNPAVDLGQVEGAFVQGIGYFMTEEYVTNSDGLVISDGTWTYKIPTVDTIPKQFNVKLLNSGFHKKRVLSSKASGEPPLLLAASVHCATREAIRAARREPHCSASGPSSPSHFDLEVPAIMPVVKELCGLDNVERYLESLLSSK; encoded by the exons atggctgctgcggctgcggctgcggcttcGCCCTCGGCCGCTCctccctccgcggcggcggtggtcatCGCGGTCAACGGCGAGCGCGTGgagctccgcggcggcgaggtggaccCCGGCGCCACCCTCCTCGAGTTCCTCCGCACCCGCACCCGCTTCACCGGCCCCAAGATCGGCTGCGGCGAAG GCGGGTGCGGCGCGTGCGTGGTGCTGCTCTCCACCTACGACGCGGCGTCGGGCGCGGTGTCgcacgcggcggcgagctcctgcCTGACGCTGGTGCACGGGCTCCACCACCGCGCCGTCACCACCACCGAGGGGCTCgggggccgcggccgcggcctccaCGCCGTGCACGAGCGCCTCGCGGGGTTCCACGCCTCGCAGTGCGGCTTCTGCACGCCCGGGGTGTGCAtgtccctcgccgccgcgctcgcggcCGCCGACGCCAAGAAGGGTGACGGGAGGCCGGCTCCGCCCGAGGGGTCCGCCAGGCtcacggcggccgaggcggagcgggcggtggcgggcaaCCTCTGCCGCTGCACGGGGTACCGCCCGATCGCCGACGCCTGCAAGAGCTTCGCGGCCGACGTGGATTTGGAGGACCTGGGCCTCAACTCATTCTGGAGGAAGGGTGGCGCCCATGCTTCCAAGCTCCCGCGGTATGAGGAGGGGAGCATTGGTGTCTTTCCGGAGTTCCTGAAGGCTGAGATCAGAGCCTCTGCTGGGATTGAAGGGTGCACGCCGCCGGCATTGCTCGGAAGTGGGAGCACTTGGCACTGGCCTCGGAGTGTGGAGGAGTACTATAAGCTGGTAGGTTCTGAGCTGTTTGGCAAAAGTGGAACAAAGGTGGTTGTGGGCAACACTGCTGCAGGCGTTTACAGAGAGGCAGAGGTGTATGATAGGTACATTGACCTGAGATGCATCCCGGAACTGAATTCGGTTAGTAAGGAGGCCAATGGTGTCGAAATTGGAGCTGCGGTATCGATTTCTAAGGCAATTGAGGCTTTAAGAGAAGATGGTGGCTGCAATGATGTGATCTTTTGTAAGATTGCTGATCACATGGAGAAGGTGGCTTCTCCTTTTGTCCGGAACACAGCGAGCTTGGGTGGAAATCTGATAATGGCGCAGAGGGACCAGTTTGCCTCTGACATCGCAACGATCCTTCTTGCTGCCGGTTCATCGTTATGCATCCAGGTATCATCGGAAAGGTTGACCATCACGTTGGAGGAATTCCTGCAGATGCCACCTTGTGATTACAAGACGCTGCTATTAAGCATTTACATTCCTCGTTGGACTCCCATTGGTGACTTATCTGGTGATGGAACCATGGATAGGACAGTAAGTACAAGAGGAAATTCTGTTCTATTTGAGACATACCGAGCTGCTCCACGTCCTCTGGGCAACGCAGTTGCATATCTTAATGCTGCTTTCTTGGCTCATGTTGCTTCAGATGGAACTTCAGGCAGCATAATATTGAGAGAGCTATGTCTGGCTTTTGGTGCATATGGAACCCAGCATGTCATCAGGGCTAGCAATGTTGAGAAACTGTTAGTGGGTAAACCCATTACTGCATCGGTATTGCTTGAAGCATGTACACTTCTCAAGAAAACAATTGTTCCTAAAGAAGGCACAAGACATGCTGCGTATAGATCAAGCTTGGCAGTTGCATTTCTGTTTAGTTTTCTTTGTCCAGTGACCAAAGAAACTTTGAAGCCTGTAAAGGCAGTTCATCTTAACGGCTCTGTGCCTTCTGGCACCAATGGAAATCCAAATTGTGGACCTGATGCGCGTGTTGATGCTTCACTGAAGAAGATAAATAATGTGAAACCCGGTTCATATGGCAATGATTGCATACTTGAATATTCAAAACAGAAAATTGAAATCAATAAAGACTATCTCCCAGTTGGCATACCAGCCAAGAAAGTTGGAGCAGCACTCCAAGCCTCTG GTGAGGCTGTGTTTGTGGATGACATCCCCTCTCCTAAGGATTGTCTTTATGGTGCCTTTATATATAGCACAAAACCTTTAGCCCATGTGAGGAGCATAGAACTCAACCCGTCTCTCAAGAAACTTAATACATTGGGCATCGTCACTGTTAAGGATATCCCAGAAGGTGGCAGCAATGTTGGAGCCAACACTATCTTTGGACCTGAACCTCTGTTTGGTGATCCAGTTACTCAGTGTGCTGGGGAACCTCTTGGGATTGTG ATTGCAGAAACACAAAGATTTGCCAATATAGCCGCAAAACAAGCTGTTATCGACTACAATACTGAGAACTTAGGTGCTCCAATTTTATCGATAGAGGATGCTGTAAGAAGATGCAGTTATTTTGAAACCCCACCATTTCTTCTTCCCCAAAAGATTGGTGATTTCTCACAAGGGATGGCAGAAGCAGATCAGAAAATCTACTCAGCAGAG GTGAAGCTTAATTCTCAGTACTACTTTTACATGGAAACACAAACTGCTCTGGCCGTACCCGATGAGGATGACTGCATGGTAGTGTATAGCTCAAGCCAATGCCCTGAGACAACACAAAATGTCATTGCAAAGTGCCTTGGTTTACCTTGTCACAATGTCCGTATTATCACCCGAAGAGTTGGAGGTGGCTTTGGAGGAAAAGCTGTTAGATCATTGCCT GTGGCGACGGCTTGTGCACTTGCAGCATTTAAGTTGCATCGTCCTGTTCGAATGTATCTTGACCGCAAGACTGACATGATAGTGAGTGGAGGTCGGCATCCCATGAAAATATGCTATTCAGTGGGATTCAAATCAGATGGAAAGATCACTGCTTTGCATCTAGATTTGTTCATAAATGCAGGAATGACAACAGATGTTAGCCTGATAATTCCTCACAATTTCATTGAAGCACTGAAAAAATATAACTGGGGTGCCTTTTCTTATGAAGCAAAGGTCTGTAAAACAAACACTGCAACGAAATCTGCGATGCGTGGGCCTGGGGAAGTTCAGGGCTCTTATGTTGCTGAAGCTATAGTTGAGCATGTTGCTTCCGCACTCTCCACTGATGCTAATTTGGTTAGGCAGAGAAATCTTCACACAATTGAGAGCCTTGCTCTGTTTCACAGTGAGTGCACTGAAGATGACATGGGTTATACACTTCCCTCTATATGTGGTCAATTGACTGCATCAGAAAATTTCCAGCACCGTCTTGAAGTAGTCAAGTCTTTCAACAAAAATAACAGATGGAAAAAGCGAGGCCTCTCTTTTGTGCCAATTGTGCACAAAGTATTATCTCGACCGACACCTGGAAAAGTGTCAATCCTTAATGATGGTTCTATTGCTGTTGAAGTTGGAGGCATTGAGTTAGGCCAGGGGCTTTGGACAAAAGTGAAGCAGATGGCAGCGTTTGGTCTTGGACAACTGTGGGCTGATCGAAGTCAAGAGCTTTTGGAAAGAATAAGAGTTATTCAAGCGGATACATTGAGTAATGTACAGGGAGGGTGGACCACAGGGAGTACAACATCAGAATCTAGCTGTGAAGCTGTTCGTCTTGCCTGCAATATCTTGGTTGACAGGCTGAAATTAGTCAAGGAGCAATTTCAAGAAAAACAAAGCAATCTTTCATGGGATGAACTTATTTCCAAG GCAAAAATGGCTGGTGTGGACTTATCAGCACGAGAATACTACATTCCTGGGCCTTCTGGTTCTTATCTAAACTACGGAGCTGCTGCTAGTGAG GTGGAGATTGATCTTCTCACTGGGGCCACCATGATTGTGCGAAGTGATCTTATATATGACTGTGGCCAGAGCTTAAACCCTGCCGTGGACTTGGGGCAG GTTGAAGGGGCATTCGTTCAAGGAATTGGCTATTTTATGACCGAGGAATATGTCACCAACTCGGATGGGTTGGTTATATCTGACGGGACTTGGACATATAAGATCCCAACTGTGGACACTATCCCAAAACAGTTCAATGTTAAGTTGCTTAACAGTGGATTCCACAAGAAACGGGTGCTCTCTTCAAAAG CATCTGGGGAGCCGCCTTTGCTTCTTGCCGCTTCAGTGCACTGCGCGACAAGAGAAGCCATCAGAGCAGCAAGGAGGGAACCCCACTGCTCTGCTTCTGGACCTTCTTCACCTTCCCATTTCGATCTGGAGGTTCCTGCCATCATGCCCGTGGTGAAGGAACTCTGTGGCTTGGACAATGTGGAGAGGTACTTGGAGAGCCTGCTGAGCTCCAAATGA